A region of the candidate division WOR-3 bacterium genome:
CCGTAGTATCTCATAACCTCTTTATCAGCGCATATACCAATGAATCCGCCTGCATCTTCGATTTTGGGTTTTCTCAACGAGAATTCTTTGTAATAAAAAAGCATTTTTATCACATCCGTTTTTTTTAAGTTTTAATTTATTTTATTTCATCCGAATTTATTCAAGAAAAATATTTTCAGACGTAAGTTAATAATGATTTCGTAAAATGTAATAAATTGATTTTAGATTTTCAGCGTTTTTCTTTTGGTTTTCAATTAAGCTTAACTCTTTTTCCGCAATATTATTTTCTACGTACATTTTTAGTTTTTTCTCCATACATGAAAAATAATCATTTAGCCATACATCTTCCGATATTTCAATGATCCCCAGCAAGCTCAAATGATTGTTTCTGAAATGTCTTCTTTTCATAGGGTCGTCTCTGAATTCATCATGGATGATTAAAAAACCGCCATTTTTTAAATATTTCAGAAGAGTTTCAAGTCCTTTGTAAAAACCGATTGCGTTCAACAATCCTTCCGCTAAAATAATATCGAATTTGAAATTGAACAATCCAGGTCTTAATATCGAGTTATCAATGATTTTTATCCTGTCATTCAGCTTTTTTTCAGATACTATTTTTCTGAACCATTTTATACTTTCCTCATCATTGTCAACGGCATAGATTACTCCGTCTGTATATTCTATGATGGAGAGGGCGGGAACTCCGGTGCCTGATCCGGCATCCAATATCAGAGGTTTTTTAATTTCGGGTATTTTTTGGAATGCTTTTTTTGTATATTTGTTGAGGTTTTTTCTGCATTCGTCTTTGATTTCAAATAAATTCATCGCGTTTTTCCCTTCCTTTATCAGTTTTCATTTAAACAGAGCCTGAATGCTCGAAATCGTCGCCGGTAATCAGGTGAGACCTTTGTTCAATTGCTTTTATTCAACATGCAAAGCAAGTGAGTTTGTCGGTTTATGCATTTGAAGTCAAACAAACACATAATTGTCTTCAGGCAGTTTAAACTCACTTCATTATTGCGGACATGATAGTTACGGTTGATTCTTCGCCTTTGAGAGGGAAAAAATCACCGGCCATTCGTGCCAAACCTCTAAAAATAGTATTTGTTTTTATGTCTGTAAAGTCCGCTTCTGCAAAATGCCGGGTAATCCGATCAACTGTTGCTAAATCAGCGGTTCCCATTTTTTCGCTCAATCTAACGGTCCGGCTGTTTTCCCCATACAGCAATTCAACTGCAGTAAATTTACCGGTACGTTTCAAAACCCGTTTTACTTCATATAAAACACTTTTCCCGTTTTCAGCGTTTCCGAATCCGGCAAAAGTCGAAATTAAATCTGCAGAATCATCTTTTACGGGTAAATTCCTAACGTCACAAACACAGTAAACAAAATCGCAGTCAGTTGCAATTTTGTTCAGTCTCTCCTGGTTTTTTGTTTGAGCCGTCCTGCTTAAATCAGTGAGGATAATGGTTTTATCCGATAATTTTGAATAGTCCATTTCGTCGTTGAACAAAGAACCTGTCCCGCAGCAAACATCAATTATTGTTTTATTATAAGGATTGTAATATCCATTCCGGATCATCGAAAGCCCTGTTCCTATGGCTTTCATAAGTTGATCAACATTAAGATTACAACCTATATTTTCACAGTCTTCCCTTGTTAAATAATTTTCCGATATAAGCTGGTCGAACCATTTTTCAGTTCTTTCAGCTTCAGTTGATCCGCTCCAGTTGTTGAAATGCTCCTGTTCCCTGACATTAAAGTCTATGAGATTATCCTGATATTCGAACTTTTCTCCGCATCCCCCGCACTGCAATTCTTGTTTGTTAATGATTTTTATTTCGTTTTTGCATTTGGGACAGCAAAGAATGCCAGTAGCCTTTTCAACATCCATAGTGGTTTCTCCTTTTCATAAATCATAACCTTTATAGCTTTCTGTCACTAATACGATTATTGTAATCGGAATTGTCTCTGCCAAAATTGAAAATCACTTTCTCAAGATAAATCATTCGTGAAAAATATCCATTTCATATTGAATGATTTCAGGCACAATTTCGGCCTTGTATTTGCAATTATTAAGGGGTGAAAGCGCGTAAGCATCGAGTAACAATTCATAGAGGATGCCTTTTTGGTGACGCTTAATGCCGATTAATTTCATGGTTCATGCAATTGTCTGATCTATTGTATTTTCAAAACCAGGTTTTATTTTTGTATTCACGGTATTTTGGATCTTTTTTTTCTAATTCATTCTCTTCCAATATTTTCCAGTGAATTATAAATGATATCCAGATTACTGAAGATAAGAGAGTGATCGTGCTCTGAAGAAATAATGGAAAACCGACCAACCAAATAATAAAACCTAAATACATCGGATTCCTGATTTTTGAATAAATACCGCTTGTAACAGTTTTACCTGTTTTGTCTTCCTTTAATTTCATGTTTGAAAATAAAAATAGCAGAATACCCGTGATAAATAACAATAAACCGGTACACCTTAACCAAACCGGAACGTTAATTTTCAGAGGATCAAAAAAACACATTTGAAACCAGGAAAACCATAAAAAAGCCATAATTACATATATAAAAAAAATTATTTTTTTGTTCTGAGATAATGGATGATTCTTGTAATGCAAAATGTTGAATATTGTTCTCAATAGAAAACAGAAAAAACAAACTGAACTCAAAACAATAAATACAGACATTATTCAACTCCGGAAAAAGACGGCGACGTGCGAGCTAAGTTTGAATAACTTGGGCAATTTTCCTAATTCCAGATAGACCTGTGGATTTTCCAGGATCCGTTTTTTTGACGTTTCAATATCCTCATTATCATGCCGCCGCTGGAGATTTCTTTTCCTTTAACTATTGGAACGGCTTTACCTCTGTAGGATCCCCATTCGAAGGCATAATCACCGATGACATTAATTTCTATAAAATCGTGATCGTATTCTGTTATTTTATAATCCTTTGATTGTTCAAAATTATAAACAAGCATTTTTTTAAGTTCTTCGATACCCTCAATTATTTTACCATCGGGCTGAATGAGAATACCGTCAACCGTAAAAAGAGACAAAAGAGTTTCCGCGTCCTTATTAATTGAAGCTGTCTTGTCTTTTTTATGAAGTAATTTTATGGCTTCAAAATCAGAATTCGTTAAATTATTTATTTTCAAAGTCTTTCTCCTTTTATTGTAGCCGAGTAATTTGATATTATACTATTTCGAAAGACACATTTGAATATCTTCCAATATTAAAATTTTGCTTGTTCTTATATTGACTTAAATTTATAATGAGCGCGATTGCATTTCATGCAAAACAAATCATAGATAGTTCCAACTCTTCGAGTCGCTTTGCCTAAAGAGTGATCCACGGCGGGCGACCGGCAGACGGAAGTCTCGAGGGTGCGGCCGGAAACGTCTTCACCTCCCGCGTTCGGAAAGGAGAGAATGTCAATATTTGATTCAATAATACTGCACTTAGTATCCTTGTGGTGCCTTTTTTCTTTTTTTAGCGGGAAAGAGTCGTGAGCTTAAAGAAAAAAATGAAAAAAGCCGACATCATGACTCTTGTCTTTGTTGTACTTGGATTTTCAATGGCTATTTTCATCGCCGGACCGATTTTAAAATTATTGTTTTCATCTTCATTGGGAACCTTGCGCACCGCACTTTTGGAAAAATCAGTTTACAGTTCGATACTAATGACGGCTTATTCCGCAGCTTTTGCGACAGTTATCGGATTGGTGTTCGGAGTTCCTCTTGCTTACCTGCTGGCGAGGAAGAATTTTATATGCAAAAGAATTGTCGAGGGACTTATTGACATTCCTGTCGTCATTCCCCATTCAGCGGCGGGAATAGCTCTCCTTTTCGTATTCGGAAGCAGATTCCTTACGGGCAGGTTTTTTAAATTTTTAGGCGTATCATTTTTCAACAGCATCGCAGGCGTAATTATTGCCATGTTGTTTGTCAGCATACCATTTCTCCTGAATGCCGCGAGGGAAGGTTTTGAGTCTGTTGACGTCAGACTCGAGAAAGTAGCGAGGACTCTCGGCGCGTCGCCCTGGCAGACATTTTTCAGGATATCTCTTCCGCTGGCGTGGAGAAGTATTTTGTCTGGCTCGATAATGATGTGGGCGAGAGGAGCAAGCGAGTTCGGTGCGGTACTCGTATTGGCTTATCACGTAAATTTTTTCGGAAATTACGCATGCGTGACTCCGATTCTCGTTGCTGACAGATTTAATTCGTTCGGACTTGAATATGCCCGGCCTGTGACGGCGATAGTCATATTGATTTCTCTGCTCTGTTTTATTCTTTTGCGTGTTCTGGCTCGCCACAGGAAAACCAAGTGATTGAAATAAAAGGATTGAAAATTGACTTGGGCAATTTCGTCCTGAGGGATATTGATCTTCAGATAGAAAGAGGGGAATACTTCATTGTCCTCGGGCCGACGGGGGCTGGAAAATCGGTTTTACTCGAAGCGATAGCAGGCCTGTATCCGGTTCTCGAAGGAAAGATAATTATTGACGGCAGAGACGTAACGGAACTTTCTCCGGAAAAAAGAAAAATCGGTATCGTCTATCAGGATTATTCGCTTTTCCCTCACATGTCCGCCGCGGAAAACATAGCCTTCGGACTTAAAGTCAGAAGAACTCCCGGAAAGAAGATAAAAGAAAAGATAAATAATATGGCCGCAATGACTCACATAAAAGATCTGCTCGATAGAAAGCCGGACACGCTGAGCGGAGGTGAAAAACAAAAAATCGCCTTGGCAAGAGCTCTCGTCACCGATCCGGACATTCTTCTGCTCGACGAACCTCTGAGCGCCCTGGACCCCAGCACACGCGAAAAAATGAGAGATTTTCTTGAAGAACTTCATGAAGAGCTCAAAGTCACTATTATTCACGTCACGCACGATTTTGAAGAGGCGGCAGTACTCGGCGACAGAGTGACTGTTATAAACAACGGTGTCATAGTTCAGACTGGCAGACCTGATTATATTATGCGTCATCCCAAGACGGAGTTTGTAGCTGATTTTGCCCTTTCAAGAAATATTTTCAGGGGAAAAGCGAGATTCAAGCAGGACGGTTTTGCCGAAATTGAAATAAATGGCCATAAAATCAACGCAGTGACTGAAAAGACCGGCGATGTCAGAGTTACACTTAGGCCGGAAGAGATTATAATTTCAAGGGAAAAGCTCGTTTCAACAGCCCGGAATTGCCTCAAGGGAATCGTCCGGGAGATTTCACACAGAGGCTCATACGCATATGTCACAGTGTCGGCTGGGCAGGATTTTGTGTGCATGGTAACAAACACGGCTTTAGAAGAATTGGAGCTTAAAAAAAATAATGAAGCTTGGATAATCTTTAAAGCTTCAGCAGTTCATGTATTTTAAAAAGGAGGTCAAGTGAAAGGGAAAATCGGAAAAGTCGCAACAATCCTGGCAGTGTTTGGATTGACACTTGCTTTTTTTCAGGGGTGCAGTAAACCGCAGCCCAGGGAAGCTGAAAACACCTGCACTGTTCTGAGTATTTATCACGCCGGTAGCCTTTCAGTACCATTTGAAGGACTAAAAGCTGAATTTTTAAACACTCATTCCGGCAAGGAAGTTCTCATTGAATCGGGAGGAAGCGCGGGTCTGATAAACAAGATAATATCCGTAATAGAAGCAGGGGAAACACCTCCGGATATTATTGCGTCTGCGGACTACAATCTTATTCCCAAAAGGCTTTACGACAAAGGCTACGCCAGCTGGTACATAGCTTTCGCAAGGAATGAACTGGTTCTGTGTTACCGTGACGGAGCTCCAGGTTCCGAAGATATTATAAATGGAACCCGCACTTGGTACGACGTCCTAAGAAACGATGCTGTCACGTACGGTCACAGCAATCCCGATGACGATCCTTGCGGTTACAGGTCTTTGATGGTTATTCAGCTGGCAGAATTAGTCTATTTCGAGAATGCTTTCGATTTCGGCCTCGACGCAGATTCTAACGCCAACATGCTTTATGATGTTTTGATAGCCGGTGACGATAGTCTTAAGGGAAGAGTCGGAGGTAAAAATGAGATTCTCAGACCCGGAGGGAGTGAGGAGGTTGTCAGATCAAAATCAGTCGACCTGATAAGCTCACTGCAGTCCGGAGACCTCGACTATGCTTTTGAATACCGTTCAGTCGCAGTTCAGCACAGCCTAAACTATTTCGATCTTCATTCCGCTATAAATCTCGGTTCGATAGGCCAAGTCGAAGGTAACGAATTCACGTACGAAGATTTTTACAAAAAAGCCGTTGTAAAAATACTGACCCAGGTCGACCCGGAAATAGCCTATACCGAAATTGTCGGAGAACCTGTGGTTTACGGAATTTCAATAATCAAGGGCGGAAAAGGTGAATATCTTGCCGTCGAGTTTATAAAACTTCTTTTGTCTGAAAAAGGTCAGCAGTTGATGGAAGAGAGCGGTCAGCCGTTCCTGTCACCTTTTTTATGCGATCATCCTGAAAACCTGCCCGAAGATTTGAAAGACCTTTTCTAAGTGTTAAAACCGGGGATTGTCATGATGACAATCCCCCCATATTTAACTGACTACAGGTCTTCTTGCTGTGATTTTTTTCTTTAAAAGTTTCAGGCCATACTCGTCGTTTTCGACGGCGTAAATCAAACAGTCGCGATACCCGATAATTTCCATCAGATTGATTAATAGAATATTAAACGGTTTCTGATAAACTTATTGCTTATTTCTGAAAGACAATTTAAAAAAGCGAGCTGTAAGTTTGGAAATCATATCCATAGTAATAGGTCTGGTTTTGATTTTGATAGGTTCAGTTCATTCAGTATTCAGTTTATGGGATTTTAATAAAGACAAAGAGCTTATGAGAAAGGGCAGGAAGATCGTCGGAAGAGTTAAAGAATCGGTGACTTACCCTCAGGAAGATGATGTAAACACAGGACAGCATAAATTAATGGCGGAATTTCTGGACAGCGCCGGAAGGACACAATGGGTCAAATCGAGATTTGCCACCCATTCTCCGGAATTATACATTAATAAAGAGGTCTACATTGTCTGTGATCCGGACAATCCTAAAAAAGCACGTTTTCTTGTTGATACAAGCCTTGTAAGGGAAGTTGTCGAAAACCTTGTAATCCTCATAATCGGCGTCGGACTATTTTTGTTCGGTGTAATCAGAATAGTATTCTTTAACGCCAGACCGTAATCAACTTTTGCAGTTATTTTTCGGCTATCTGACTCGGGTGTTTAATGAAAAAATCCACCCTCGGTTCAAGATGCTTGAGTTCATGGTTATTAGGGTCTCTCATAAAAGAATACACCGGTTCGAATATGCGGTCCCAGCTCCAGAAACTGTCGTCCATTCGGAGATACTCCCGGATCATTTCCGTGCCTATAGGTGCAATAGGATGCATGAGTACTGTTGCGGTACGGACCATGTGAAATGCGTCTATCAGGGTCTGGATCCGCAGAGAGTCGTCGTTGTTTAATTCCGCTTCCTTCATGTTTTTTGACCAGAATTTGTTTATTCCGTGCAGATATGAATCCATAAGGTTTATAACTAAATGTAATTCGCATTTATGCATTCGGTTTTCGTATTCGATAATTAATGAATTGGCATCTTCCATAACCTGAGCGCTCACATCACCGACGGGTATTTTACCGGAACTGTATTTCTGCGCGCCGTAAAAGCAAGAACGGGCGGCTCTGTTGAAAACGTTCGAAAGAAGATTGCCTTCTTTTAAAACGGGATCGCCTGCCGATTCGTTGGCGGCGGGATTGAGAGGTTTCGGTTTGAAGCCCACGCTTCTCAAACCGAGACCCAGGCTCAGAAAGTGTGCTCTGAGCTGTTCAGGCGTGTAATAATTGAGCAGGTCTTCGGCGCTTGGGGGTTTTACGGCTCCGCTGCTGCTTGCTTTCTTGTCCAGAAACAGAATGTGGCTGTTGGCGATAATGTCAGGCATTTGCAATTGACCTTCATTGGGTGAAAGCTCGGGTTTTTTGCCCTGCATCCCTAAAAATATTGCCGTTTCGACCGGGCCGTAGAAATAGACATTGTCCTCTCCTATGAACTGATACACTTTTGAATCTTTTGAGCACCACCAGTATTTCCAAAATTCTTTATCCTTGTTTTGATTTTCGAGGTGGGTCATTGTAAACGAAATAGGAGCCCACAGGGATTCAGGCCACACCCAGACGGTCAGACCTTCGAGCCCCTCGATAATAGGCGCGGGGACTCCCCATTCTGTGTTCCCTGTAATTCTGAAAGGAACAAGGGTTTTGCCGGTTCTAAAACGTATCGAATGATCCCTGAGTACCGAACAGGCTTTTTCCCTTTTGTCCAATTTTTTAAAGACAATTCGTACAGGAAATTTGTCCCCGTCGTCTATCAGGTTATGTTCCGGCAGTTTATCCAAAATCGGGTCAAGTTTTTCCTTCTGGTCGCGCTTGATGTAAATTATTGGCGGTTCCAGAAACTCTTTGATGCTTTTGTCTACAAAAGGCCGCGCGTTAGGCCGTTCTTTGATACTATCGGTCCATTTTTCCAGCAAATCTTTGAACGCGGCAAGATCAAAATACCAGTTTTCAACGCCTTTCATTTCAGGCTTTTTACCAGAGAGAGTACTTTTCGGATCGATAAGATCAGAGGGCATGTACTGGTGGCCTATAGAGCATTCATCGGCGTAGGCCTTTTCGGATGAACAACCTTCAATGGGACATTTGCCAATTACCTGCCTGCCGTTCAGGAAAACTCCGAACTCGGTGTCGAAGAATTGTGAGGTCGTCATTCTGATAAGATAACCGTTTGAATAAAGGGTGTTTATTATATAATCCGAAAAAATTTTGTGATTGGCGCCGGATTTTCCGAAACTTGAAGCGGCGTAAAGATTCAGGCTAATGTTGTATTTTTCCAGAACGGTTTTTTGCTTTTCGTGATTTGATTTCACGAAATCTTCTATAGTGCCCCGGAATTTACCTTCAGAGGACAGGCGTCTGAAGTCTTCCAGAATCGGCGAACCATAGCAATCGGTTCCCGAAACAAAGATGACGTTATTTTTACCGATTCTGTCCCTGAGGAATCTGGCGTAACAGTCGGCGTGGACAAAAACTCCACCGATATGACCAAGGTGGAGTTCCTTGTTGCCGTAAGGCATTCCGGCGGTTATGACCGCCCGTTTTGGGAATTCAGGCCTTTCTTTCAATTTGATTTCTTTCCGTTTGATGTTTTAGCTGTTTTTCTTAGAATCAATGAATAAAAATAGCAAATTTTACCGGAATAATAAAGTTTATTTAGTGATTCAATTATTCGGGATTTTCAATTATTAGAGTTATTTTTTATTGCAATAAGAAAAAGACCTGTTACGAGGAGCAATGACACTATGGGCAGAACAGTATAATCAATGTATGACCATCTTATCATGTTGCGGCCCAGTTCGATTGCAGGGACCCTTCTTGCGGCGTAAAAACCTCTGCAATAAATCGAAGGAAGATGATGAAGCAGACCCAAAATTGCTGAGATCAAAACAACTATAAAACCCGGATTTTTCTTTTTCTTCCAGCCAAGCGCACAGGCGATGACAATTCCTGAATAAACAAGGATTCTGAATAAGTATTGAGTCCATGTAAGAATTATCATCGTCATCATGGCCTGAGTCAAATCGGGCATAAAGACTCCTTGTTTCAAAAATTTATAGTTTTGTCATTCCATTGTATTGAGTTTTTTTATCAGTTCAGCGACCCTCTGACCCAGCCTTCTGCACTGCTTCTCAGTCCTTTCATCAGGCGAATTAATCGCCACCGGTCCGTAGTGATCGCCTTTCCAGTCACCCTGTACAATCATTCCGTGTATGAGCATGGCGTTGATAATGTCCGTGATTGTAGTTTCGTTTCCGCCGGCAATATTGGCGCTCGAAGAAAAAGCCGCTCCGACTTTTCCGTCGAGTTTTCCGTGAAGTACGATAGAGTCGTCGAATAGTTTTTTGACCGGAGAAGCCATGGAGCCGTAATAAACCGGAGATCCGACTATTATTGCGTCGTAATTGACGAGTTCTTCAGCAGTGACTTCATCCACCGGTTTTATCTCAACCAATACACCGCCGTTTTTCAAACCTTCTTCGATGTAACCGGTCATATTTTTGGTGTTGCCGGTTCTGCTGTAATAGACGATAAGTGCTTTCGGCATTTTTATCTCCTCAGGTTTTGTTTTTATACATGATTTTAACAACGATTCTGTATTATACTATTTTAGTCTTAACTTGCCATCATGATGGAAGGCGGTTTGTTATGTGTAACACTTACTTAACGCTAAAGCTTTTTTCAGCATAGTCTATCAGCCAGGCCCTGATCTCTGAAATATTCTCCCGGAGTCTCGCCGAGGCCATAACGGGAAGCCATCGCATGTACTCGGTCTCTCCGCCTGACCTAAGTTTAAAATAATGGCTTACGTATCTTTTATGAAAAATGTTTATCAAAGACCTTTTATATCCGTGCTGAGCGCAGTCTGCTTCTCCAAGAGCCATGACGCTTGTGCGCGCCAGATCTGCCAGAGGATTTCCTGTGGAGACGTCTATCCAGTCGATGATTGTCTCTCCGTTTTCGGTCGAAAGGATGTTACCGGGGTGGAAATCGCCGTGGCACAGCCTGTCGCCGTCGGGGAGAGAATCGAGAACCGAAAGAGCTTTGAATTTTAGTTTGTCAGGTAAATCTTCTGTTTCTTTTATTCTGCGCGCAATATTATTCCGCTGTGAAGGCAGTTTTATTCCGGGTTTTATCTCGTGAATTTTTAGTTGAAGCTCGGCGCAACGGTTGGTGTATCTGATAAAATTCCAGGGTTTTTTCATTATAATTTCAGAAATCGGTCTTCCGCAGACCTGACTGTAGAGAAGGCCGTTCCTTCCATTGACGCGGATTATGTCGCCGACTTCCGGAATTGTGAATCCGGTTTTTCCGACTGCTCTGGAAACCGCGGCCTCGTGTTCGATATTTTCAAGATTAAACCAGTCGTAGAAAAGCTTTAGAATCCAGCCTTCATGCCACTGGTAAATCTCGGCGGTTCTGCCGTATGCGATAGGTTTTCCGAGATCGATTTTCAAAGAATATTCTAGTCCTGATCCGGTCGGGAAACCGTCATTTTAATACCTCTGTCGAAACCCAGTAAATATCGCCGTTACCTGGTTCGCCGGAAGAAAAGAAAAGATATTTGCCGTCGTAAGTAACAAAAGGCTGACTCGCTCTCATCCCGAGGTCTATCGCTCTCGGTTCGCTCCAGATTCCGTTTCCGTCAAAAAATGAAATGAACAAAGAACTGTTCATCGGCTCACCGGGATCAGATGATGAAAACAGTAAATATTTCCCGTCGGGTGAAATCCAGGGATACTGGCATATCATTTCCGAATTGAACTGAGCCGGTAATTTTTCCATAGTAGAGTATGCACCTTCGATAAGTTCGATCATGCCCAGGCATTCATTACCCATTCCCTCGGATATGTCAGTTGTGTATATTGTCCCGTCCAAGGTTGAAGAAATGTACATTGTTTTGTCCGGACTGAAAGGTTCTCCGAGTTCTATGGGTTCGCTCCATCCGTCGGATTCTCGATCTACACACATTGTAAACATGTGAAGAGTTTCTTCGACGGTTCTTCCGGCTTGATAATATAATTTTTTGTTGTCTGGTGTGATCATCGCTTCAAACGTGAACGGTAC
Encoded here:
- a CDS encoding class I SAM-dependent methyltransferase, coding for MDVEKATGILCCPKCKNEIKIINKQELQCGGCGEKFEYQDNLIDFNVREQEHFNNWSGSTEAERTEKWFDQLISENYLTREDCENIGCNLNVDQLMKAIGTGLSMIRNGYYNPYNKTIIDVCCGTGSLFNDEMDYSKLSDKTIILTDLSRTAQTKNQERLNKIATDCDFVYCVCDVRNLPVKDDSADLISTFAGFGNAENGKSVLYEVKRVLKRTGKFTAVELLYGENSRTVRLSEKMGTADLATVDRITRHFAEADFTDIKTNTIFRGLARMAGDFFPLKGEESTVTIMSAIMK
- a CDS encoding ABC transporter permease — protein: MKKADIMTLVFVVLGFSMAIFIAGPILKLLFSSSLGTLRTALLEKSVYSSILMTAYSAAFATVIGLVFGVPLAYLLARKNFICKRIVEGLIDIPVVIPHSAAGIALLFVFGSRFLTGRFFKFLGVSFFNSIAGVIIAMLFVSIPFLLNAAREGFESVDVRLEKVARTLGASPWQTFFRISLPLAWRSILSGSIMMWARGASEFGAVLVLAYHVNFFGNYACVTPILVADRFNSFGLEYARPVTAIVILISLLCFILLRVLARHRKTK
- a CDS encoding SgcJ/EcaC family oxidoreductase; this translates as MKINNLTNSDFEAIKLLHKKDKTASINKDAETLLSLFTVDGILIQPDGKIIEGIEELKKMLVYNFEQSKDYKITEYDHDFIEINVIGDYAFEWGSYRGKAVPIVKGKEISSGGMIMRILKRQKNGSWKIHRSIWN
- a CDS encoding PD40 domain-containing protein — protein: MYSKITDSAWIPPEVAPFSVPFTFEAMITPDNKKLYYQAGRTVEETLHMFTMCVDRESDGWSEPIELGEPFSPDKTMYISSTLDGTIYTTDISEGMGNECLGMIELIEGAYSTMEKLPAQFNSEMICQYPWISPDGKYLLFSSSDPGEPMNSSLFISFFDGNGIWSEPRAIDLGMRASQPFVTYDGKYLFFSSGEPGNGDIYWVSTEVLK
- a CDS encoding NAD(P)H-dependent oxidoreductase — its product is MPKALIVYYSRTGNTKNMTGYIEEGLKNGGVLVEIKPVDEVTAEELVNYDAIIVGSPVYYGSMASPVKKLFDDSIVLHGKLDGKVGAAFSSSANIAGGNETTITDIINAMLIHGMIVQGDWKGDHYGPVAINSPDERTEKQCRRLGQRVAELIKKLNTME
- a CDS encoding class I SAM-dependent methyltransferase, whose amino-acid sequence is MNLFEIKDECRKNLNKYTKKAFQKIPEIKKPLILDAGSGTGVPALSIIEYTDGVIYAVDNDEESIKWFRKIVSEKKLNDRIKIIDNSILRPGLFNFKFDIILAEGLLNAIGFYKGLETLLKYLKNGGFLIIHDEFRDDPMKRRHFRNNHLSLLGIIEISEDVWLNDYFSCMEKKLKMYVENNIAEKELSLIENQKKNAENLKSIYYILRNHY
- a CDS encoding ABC transporter ATP-binding protein, with amino-acid sequence MIEIKGLKIDLGNFVLRDIDLQIERGEYFIVLGPTGAGKSVLLEAIAGLYPVLEGKIIIDGRDVTELSPEKRKIGIVYQDYSLFPHMSAAENIAFGLKVRRTPGKKIKEKINNMAAMTHIKDLLDRKPDTLSGGEKQKIALARALVTDPDILLLDEPLSALDPSTREKMRDFLEELHEELKVTIIHVTHDFEEAAVLGDRVTVINNGVIVQTGRPDYIMRHPKTEFVADFALSRNIFRGKARFKQDGFAEIEINGHKINAVTEKTGDVRVTLRPEEIIISREKLVSTARNCLKGIVREISHRGSYAYVTVSAGQDFVCMVTNTALEELELKKNNEAWIIFKASAVHVF
- a CDS encoding DUF3592 domain-containing protein; amino-acid sequence: MEIISIVIGLVLILIGSVHSVFSLWDFNKDKELMRKGRKIVGRVKESVTYPQEDDVNTGQHKLMAEFLDSAGRTQWVKSRFATHSPELYINKEVYIVCDPDNPKKARFLVDTSLVREVVENLVILIIGVGLFLFGVIRIVFFNARP
- the wtpA gene encoding tungstate ABC transporter substrate-binding protein WtpA, whose translation is MKGKIGKVATILAVFGLTLAFFQGCSKPQPREAENTCTVLSIYHAGSLSVPFEGLKAEFLNTHSGKEVLIESGGSAGLINKIISVIEAGETPPDIIASADYNLIPKRLYDKGYASWYIAFARNELVLCYRDGAPGSEDIINGTRTWYDVLRNDAVTYGHSNPDDDPCGYRSLMVIQLAELVYFENAFDFGLDADSNANMLYDVLIAGDDSLKGRVGGKNEILRPGGSEEVVRSKSVDLISSLQSGDLDYAFEYRSVAVQHSLNYFDLHSAINLGSIGQVEGNEFTYEDFYKKAVVKILTQVDPEIAYTEIVGEPVVYGISIIKGGKGEYLAVEFIKLLLSEKGQQLMEESGQPFLSPFLCDHPENLPEDLKDLF
- a CDS encoding isoprenylcysteine carboxylmethyltransferase family protein produces the protein MRTIFNILHYKNHPLSQNKKIIFFIYVIMAFLWFSWFQMCFFDPLKINVPVWLRCTGLLLFITGILLFLFSNMKLKEDKTGKTVTSGIYSKIRNPMYLGFIIWLVGFPLFLQSTITLLSSVIWISFIIHWKILEENELEKKDPKYREYKNKTWF
- a CDS encoding class I tRNA ligase family protein, whose protein sequence is MPYGNKELHLGHIGGVFVHADCYARFLRDRIGKNNVIFVSGTDCYGSPILEDFRRLSSEGKFRGTIEDFVKSNHEKQKTVLEKYNISLNLYAASSFGKSGANHKIFSDYIINTLYSNGYLIRMTTSQFFDTEFGVFLNGRQVIGKCPIEGCSSEKAYADECSIGHQYMPSDLIDPKSTLSGKKPEMKGVENWYFDLAAFKDLLEKWTDSIKERPNARPFVDKSIKEFLEPPIIYIKRDQKEKLDPILDKLPEHNLIDDGDKFPVRIVFKKLDKREKACSVLRDHSIRFRTGKTLVPFRITGNTEWGVPAPIIEGLEGLTVWVWPESLWAPISFTMTHLENQNKDKEFWKYWWCSKDSKVYQFIGEDNVYFYGPVETAIFLGMQGKKPELSPNEGQLQMPDIIANSHILFLDKKASSSGAVKPPSAEDLLNYYTPEQLRAHFLSLGLGLRSVGFKPKPLNPAANESAGDPVLKEGNLLSNVFNRAARSCFYGAQKYSSGKIPVGDVSAQVMEDANSLIIEYENRMHKCELHLVINLMDSYLHGINKFWSKNMKEAELNNDDSLRIQTLIDAFHMVRTATVLMHPIAPIGTEMIREYLRMDDSFWSWDRIFEPVYSFMRDPNNHELKHLEPRVDFFIKHPSQIAEK
- a CDS encoding phosphotransferase — its product is MKIDLGKPIAYGRTAEIYQWHEGWILKLFYDWFNLENIEHEAAVSRAVGKTGFTIPEVGDIIRVNGRNGLLYSQVCGRPISEIIMKKPWNFIRYTNRCAELQLKIHEIKPGIKLPSQRNNIARRIKETEDLPDKLKFKALSVLDSLPDGDRLCHGDFHPGNILSTENGETIIDWIDVSTGNPLADLARTSVMALGEADCAQHGYKRSLINIFHKRYVSHYFKLRSGGETEYMRWLPVMASARLRENISEIRAWLIDYAEKSFSVK